One Paroedura picta isolate Pp20150507F chromosome 16, Ppicta_v3.0, whole genome shotgun sequence genomic region harbors:
- the LOC143826331 gene encoding uncharacterized protein LOC143826331 isoform X1: protein MLLIFVNSQNLESLTWEGELLLCLLSALPGAARTECRGRYFWIWLEKASLGQNLWRYGVFNNLGQLIPVTEQVASQCGFTSTTDLYGNPEIRISFLACSIQNLFDQEFSLRLQVEIIDPANRTATYDVSLTCPLGAPWSPREIVCEENYMEVSVRRAVPGIASEALNEDWVAAWPVAQGAMNQVWQVVFHFQNGSLQNMMATEAHALGYGVNTTATRVLFRTPYSTRQTEISKVQGLDVQVARATVFYKQAWMILMVDTAVACPINPPVFTASMLSWVTPRVMPSLVKFPDLYRDETIEMGLDGRVIDATTVKRNGYTFLTDVNFISISVPIGAAGGLIESDVIDNVYGTTYSIKLLLDRLWQGDESDRTRHRSLKAIRTAFTPRLPVLINNTVPERRYFDVTLGDFLPDVVLVSVAIGDNPMTPEELKNRGCKLTEDSHPDGSRAFTLLVPFDDPLVPQEYLYGTIRKYTLPLYYTLNLVPKNKPLVYPAVVECEVPDVVLPTVEGFCEVGRITLVMTHGNLDRYWIPYVGNLRLTAEFAESQNYTVHDDGRRFYLSAPFLAAGLAYEDISLQGLTARLEFSLRDNRTLDTVITFPVSCIFPTGKLLVCLPNGTMAATVLTLDTKPPLDPRRTHLRDETCRPVAADESRALFSFPVATCGTTWRFEGNYLVYENEVSSERQLIPEASPVITRDSEYRLTLRCRYPLNETLRVWAQRLPVGVVTPVPYALGGRNAPLAAYRQGRSMNGIPSSWMTSHLSAGAAEPMRFWFLLMAICGAAVWGGLFA, encoded by the exons GTGCTGCGCGAACTGAGTGCCGGGGACGCTACTTTTGGATATGGTTGGAAAAAGCCTCTCTGGGCCAGAACTTGTGGCGTTACGGAGTCTTCA ACAATCTTGGCCAGCTAATTCCCGTGACGGAGCAGGTCGCCTCTCAGTGTGGCTTCACCAGTACCACTGACCTCTACGGCAACCCAGAGATCAGGATCTCTTTCCTGGCCTGTTCCATCCAGAACTTG TTTGACCAGGAGTTCAGCCTGCGGCTGCAGGTGGAAATAATCGATCCGGCGAACCGGACGGCGACTTACGACGTGTCCCTGACTTGCCCCCTCGGGGCTCCTTGGAGCCCCCGGGAGATTGTCTGCGAAGAAAACTACATGGAG GTATCCGTCCGACGTGCTGTCCCAGGCATAGCCAGCGAGGCCTTGAATGAAGACTGGGTCGCCGCGTGGCCTGTG gcccagggagcGATGAACCAGGTGTGGCAAGTGGTCTTCCACTTCCAGAACGGCTCCCTGCAGAACATGATGGCCACTGAGGCCCACGCCTTGGGCTACGGGGTCAACACCACGGCGACCCGTGTCCTCTTCCGCACGCCCTACAGCACGCGGCAAACGGAAATCTCCAAG gtccagggcttggacGTGCAAGTTGCCCGAGCAACGGTCTTCTACAAGCAGGCTTGGATGATCTTGATGGTCGACACGGCCGTCGCCTGCCCCATCA ATCCTCCGGTTTTCACGGCCTCGATGCTGAGCTGGGTGACTCCCCGGGTCATGCCGTCCCTGGTGAAGTTCCCCGACCTCTATCGGGACGAGACCATAGAGATGGGCCTGGACGGGCGCGTGATCGACGCGACCACAGTCAAAAGGAACGGGTACACCTTCCTGACCGATGTCAACTTCATCAGCATCTCGGTGCCCATTGGGGCCGCCGGAGGGCTCATCGAG AGCGATGTGATTGACAACGTCTACGGCACGACGTACAGCATCAAGCTGCTGCTGGACCGCCTGTGGCAAGGGGACGAGAGTGACCGGACACGCCATCGCAGCCTGAAGGCCATCCGCACGGCCTTTACCCCTCGCCTGCCTGTGCTCATCAACA ACACCGTCCCAGAGAGGCGCTACTTTGATGTCACCTTGGGTGACTTCCTCCCTGATGTGGTGCTCGTGTCCGTGGCGATTGGGGACAACCCCATGACTCCAGAGGAGCTGAAGAACCGGGGCTGCAAGCTGACCGAAGATAGCCATCCCGATGGCTCCCGGGCCTTCACTCTGCTGGTCCCTTTCGATGATCCTTTGGTCCCCCAAGAG TACCTGTATGGCACCATCCGGAAATACACCTTGCCTCTGTACTACACGCTCAACCTGGTTCCCAAGAACAAGCCTCTTGTTTACCCTGCTGTCGTCGAATGTGAAGTCCCTGATGTCG TTCTCCCAACCGTTGAGGGTTTCTGCGAGGTGGGGAGGATCACCCTGGTGATGACCCATGGCAACCTGGATCGCTACTGGATCCCGTACGTTGGAAATCTGCGGCTGACGGCTGAGTTTGCCGAATCCCAGAACTACACTGTGCACGATGACGGCAGACGCTTCTACTTATCCGCCCCTTTCTTGGCGGCGGGCTTGGCTTATGAG GATATCTCCCTTCAAGGCCTGACTGCCCGGCTGGAGTTCAGTCTGAGGGATAACAGGACTCTGGACACCGTCATAACCTTTCCGGTTTCTTGCATCTTCCCTACGGGGAAACTCCTCG TGTGTCTTCCCAACGGCACGATGGCAGCCACTGTCCTCACCCTGGACACCAAACCTCCCTTGGACCCCCGGAGAACCCACCTCCGAGACGAAACCTGCAGGCCGGTGGCCGCCGACGAATCCCGGGCCCTCTTCTCTTTCCCAGTCGCCACCTGTGGCACAACTTGGAGG TTTGAAGGAAATTACTTGGTGTATGAGAATGAAGTCTCCTCCGAAAGACAACTGATTCCGGAAGCAAGCCCGGTTATTACCCGGGACTCGGAATACAG GCTGACGCTGCGCTGCCGTTACCCCCTAAACGAGACGCTCAGAGTGTGGGCTCAAAGACTTCCAGTGGGTGTGGTCACGCCGGTGCCCTATGCCCTTGGGGGCAGAA ATGCTCCTTTGGCAGCTTACCGGCAGGGGAGATCCATGAACGGCATTCCTTCCTCCTGGATGACGAGTCATCTTTCGGCAG gGGCAGCAGAGCCCATGAGGTTCTGGTTTCTCCTGATGGCCATATGTGGAGCAGCTGTATGGGGAGGCTTGTTTGCTTAG
- the LOC143826331 gene encoding uncharacterized protein LOC143826331 isoform X2, protein MPSLCFACLTLLCILLPWEVASLPFPEGAARTECRGRYFWIWLEKASLGQNLWRYGVFNNLGQLIPVTEQVASQCGFTSTTDLYGNPEIRISFLACSIQNLFDQEFSLRLQVEIIDPANRTATYDVSLTCPLGAPWSPREIVCEENYMEVSVRRAVPGIASEALNEDWVAAWPVAQGAMNQVWQVVFHFQNGSLQNMMATEAHALGYGVNTTATRVLFRTPYSTRQTEISKVQGLDVQVARATVFYKQAWMILMVDTAVACPINPPVFTASMLSWVTPRVMPSLVKFPDLYRDETIEMGLDGRVIDATTVKRNGYTFLTDVNFISISVPIGAAGGLIESDVIDNVYGTTYSIKLLLDRLWQGDESDRTRHRSLKAIRTAFTPRLPVLINNTVPERRYFDVTLGDFLPDVVLVSVAIGDNPMTPEELKNRGCKLTEDSHPDGSRAFTLLVPFDDPLVPQEYLYGTIRKYTLPLYYTLNLVPKNKPLVYPAVVECEVPDVVLPTVEGFCEVGRITLVMTHGNLDRYWIPYVGNLRLTAEFAESQNYTVHDDGRRFYLSAPFLAAGLAYEDISLQGLTARLEFSLRDNRTLDTVITFPVSCIFPTGKLLVCLPNGTMAATVLTLDTKPPLDPRRTHLRDETCRPVAADESRALFSFPVATCGTTWRFEGNYLVYENEVSSERQLIPEASPVITRDSEYRLTLRCRYPLNETLRVWAQRLPVGVVTPVPYALGGRNAPLAAYRQGRSMNGIPSSWMTSHLSAGAAEPMRFWFLLMAICGAAVWGGLFA, encoded by the exons GTGCTGCGCGAACTGAGTGCCGGGGACGCTACTTTTGGATATGGTTGGAAAAAGCCTCTCTGGGCCAGAACTTGTGGCGTTACGGAGTCTTCA ACAATCTTGGCCAGCTAATTCCCGTGACGGAGCAGGTCGCCTCTCAGTGTGGCTTCACCAGTACCACTGACCTCTACGGCAACCCAGAGATCAGGATCTCTTTCCTGGCCTGTTCCATCCAGAACTTG TTTGACCAGGAGTTCAGCCTGCGGCTGCAGGTGGAAATAATCGATCCGGCGAACCGGACGGCGACTTACGACGTGTCCCTGACTTGCCCCCTCGGGGCTCCTTGGAGCCCCCGGGAGATTGTCTGCGAAGAAAACTACATGGAG GTATCCGTCCGACGTGCTGTCCCAGGCATAGCCAGCGAGGCCTTGAATGAAGACTGGGTCGCCGCGTGGCCTGTG gcccagggagcGATGAACCAGGTGTGGCAAGTGGTCTTCCACTTCCAGAACGGCTCCCTGCAGAACATGATGGCCACTGAGGCCCACGCCTTGGGCTACGGGGTCAACACCACGGCGACCCGTGTCCTCTTCCGCACGCCCTACAGCACGCGGCAAACGGAAATCTCCAAG gtccagggcttggacGTGCAAGTTGCCCGAGCAACGGTCTTCTACAAGCAGGCTTGGATGATCTTGATGGTCGACACGGCCGTCGCCTGCCCCATCA ATCCTCCGGTTTTCACGGCCTCGATGCTGAGCTGGGTGACTCCCCGGGTCATGCCGTCCCTGGTGAAGTTCCCCGACCTCTATCGGGACGAGACCATAGAGATGGGCCTGGACGGGCGCGTGATCGACGCGACCACAGTCAAAAGGAACGGGTACACCTTCCTGACCGATGTCAACTTCATCAGCATCTCGGTGCCCATTGGGGCCGCCGGAGGGCTCATCGAG AGCGATGTGATTGACAACGTCTACGGCACGACGTACAGCATCAAGCTGCTGCTGGACCGCCTGTGGCAAGGGGACGAGAGTGACCGGACACGCCATCGCAGCCTGAAGGCCATCCGCACGGCCTTTACCCCTCGCCTGCCTGTGCTCATCAACA ACACCGTCCCAGAGAGGCGCTACTTTGATGTCACCTTGGGTGACTTCCTCCCTGATGTGGTGCTCGTGTCCGTGGCGATTGGGGACAACCCCATGACTCCAGAGGAGCTGAAGAACCGGGGCTGCAAGCTGACCGAAGATAGCCATCCCGATGGCTCCCGGGCCTTCACTCTGCTGGTCCCTTTCGATGATCCTTTGGTCCCCCAAGAG TACCTGTATGGCACCATCCGGAAATACACCTTGCCTCTGTACTACACGCTCAACCTGGTTCCCAAGAACAAGCCTCTTGTTTACCCTGCTGTCGTCGAATGTGAAGTCCCTGATGTCG TTCTCCCAACCGTTGAGGGTTTCTGCGAGGTGGGGAGGATCACCCTGGTGATGACCCATGGCAACCTGGATCGCTACTGGATCCCGTACGTTGGAAATCTGCGGCTGACGGCTGAGTTTGCCGAATCCCAGAACTACACTGTGCACGATGACGGCAGACGCTTCTACTTATCCGCCCCTTTCTTGGCGGCGGGCTTGGCTTATGAG GATATCTCCCTTCAAGGCCTGACTGCCCGGCTGGAGTTCAGTCTGAGGGATAACAGGACTCTGGACACCGTCATAACCTTTCCGGTTTCTTGCATCTTCCCTACGGGGAAACTCCTCG TGTGTCTTCCCAACGGCACGATGGCAGCCACTGTCCTCACCCTGGACACCAAACCTCCCTTGGACCCCCGGAGAACCCACCTCCGAGACGAAACCTGCAGGCCGGTGGCCGCCGACGAATCCCGGGCCCTCTTCTCTTTCCCAGTCGCCACCTGTGGCACAACTTGGAGG TTTGAAGGAAATTACTTGGTGTATGAGAATGAAGTCTCCTCCGAAAGACAACTGATTCCGGAAGCAAGCCCGGTTATTACCCGGGACTCGGAATACAG GCTGACGCTGCGCTGCCGTTACCCCCTAAACGAGACGCTCAGAGTGTGGGCTCAAAGACTTCCAGTGGGTGTGGTCACGCCGGTGCCCTATGCCCTTGGGGGCAGAA ATGCTCCTTTGGCAGCTTACCGGCAGGGGAGATCCATGAACGGCATTCCTTCCTCCTGGATGACGAGTCATCTTTCGGCAG gGGCAGCAGAGCCCATGAGGTTCTGGTTTCTCCTGATGGCCATATGTGGAGCAGCTGTATGGGGAGGCTTGTTTGCTTAG